From Miscanthus floridulus cultivar M001 unplaced genomic scaffold, ASM1932011v1 os_1376_1_2, whole genome shotgun sequence:
TTCGCGGACGCGGCGATCGAGGCCTCAGACGGCACGGTCTACTTCAGCGACGCCAGCACCAGGTTCGGCTTCGACAGGTGGTACCACGACTTCATAGAGGCCAGCGCCACCGGCCGCCTCCTCCGTTACGACCCGCGCAGCGGCGAGACGTCCGTCGTGCTCGACCGCCTCGGCTTCGCCAACGGCGTCGCCCTGCCGAGGGACGAGGCCTTCGTGGTCGTCTGCGAGTCCACCAGGTAACTGAACCTTCACTCGGATCATCATACAGTGCTCGATCGCATGAAGAACCAACCAGCTGTGGGGAAAAAAAACACACGCAGGTTCAGGTGCATGAAAGTGTGGCTGAAAGGGGAGAAGGCCGGCACGGCAGAGACGTTCGTCGACCTTCCGGGGAGTCCGGATAACATTCGTCTCGGATCAGACGGCCACTTCTGGATTGCCGTCCTCCAGGTCACTGGCTCCCGGCTCCCCCATCATCCAAACTACCGTCCTATCACAAACAGAATCACATGACAGTTTTGAGTTTCCGGTGTCCAAAATACAGCTGAGGTCGCCATGGCTGGACTTCATCGCCCGCTGGACATTCACGAAGAGAGTGGTGGCTTCGTTGCCCGGGCTCCTCGAGTGGAGCAAGGGAACGGCAAAGGGAGCCATGGTGGCTCAGGTGTCGGAGGATGGCAACATCGTCCGCGTGCTCGACGACTCCGAAGGGAAGGTGATCAACTTCGTCACATCGGTGACGGAGTTCAACGGAGACATCTTCCTCGGCAGCCTCTCGACCAACTTCGTCGGGAAACTATCTCTGGCGCAGGTGACACAGCAGGAGCAGGGAGCAGCATCTTCGTAGACGTTTGAGTTCTCCGATGCTTAGCAGCCGCAAACGGGGAACACGGGGAACGTTTACATTCCTGTTTCTGCAACATTTACGTTCTCCTAGTAAAGCATGAACATAGTTGCGATGCTTCAATGTTAATTTTATCAGAAAAGGTGCTTCAATGTTAATTAAACAGGGGAACTTTTCAATCTAGGTTATCTTTGCTTTTTATCATTGTCTATAAATTATCATTGTCAATAAATGGATCTGATGTACAGTAACCGATCGTGCCAGCCCAAACAGGCGAGCATTCGGGCCGAGATATTGGTCCTTGTGTCAGGAAACGCCTTCCTCACGGGAGGAGACAGAAGAGTGGCTGAGCGTGGAAGTTAGAGACTGCGTGGAGTTGCGGATTTTGGTCTTGGCCCGTGTAGGCGCAGGGGCTCGCCCCAAGTCGTGTGTGAGGTAACGGCAGCATATAAGCGGGTTAGATTTGTTTGGAAACGGTTATGGAATAATAGAAATCTAAACCATTCCTCTCCCGGCTATCCTCTTTGCTGTATTTCTCTGTTCttcctctcctttttttttttacaattacATTGTATAATTCAGACACTCATAACTCACGTACACTCACCCCTATAAACACATACATGCAAACTTTACCCCTATAAGCATTTTCAAAGATTAGGCCAGCAAATCCCCAAATCCATTCTGGCTGTCGTTCACTGGATTTCAGGCCAGCGAACGATCCGACTGGCAAGGCTGCAGGCACCTGCACAGTCTCCAACTACCCTAACGTCACTTTAAAAAAATAGTATATTTATTTCAAAATGCTATAATTTCAGAACAGTGTATCCATTTTTAATTCTATCTGCACCGGTGTGTTCTACGCGACGAGACGAATAAAACTAGATCTCATTTGCTTATGTTTTAAATAATTTTTTAGTAATAATTTATGTatattaacttataacttataacTTATACACATAAGTTGTATTGAATAACTTATGTATACAAGTTATATAGAATAGCTTATGTACACAAGTTTTGTTTATAACTTTTGTATATAAGttttgtttcataacttttgtgtttctaagttttaatataagttataagttaatttaTTCTTTTGTGTtttaataacttttgtgtttGTAAGTTTTGACAcaagttataagttaattcgttCTTTTGCGTTTAATAACACTTTGTAAATAAGTTGTGTTTTTATAACTCTTGAGTTTTTAAGTTTTTCGTgtaagttatatgttataagcCAGTACACATAAATTGCTATTAAGAAAAAAAATCCTTCGAAACATATGCAAGTAGGGTCTAGTTTTGTGCGTCTCGTCGCGTACCAgtaaaaatgaaattaaaaacgGATACACAATTCTGGAGTTATAGtattttaaaataaatgttttgcttTTTTTACGCCCGCGTCAGCGCTGACGTCAGGATGCAGGAAAGATGAGCGCATGTAGGAGATGAGCGCGTGCGCAGCCGAGAACCAAAAGATAATGAAGCACACCTGCGCCATCCAAATCAGAAAATGATGgaattatttttttctaaaaaagaaaacatAAGCATGTCGGGAATTTGATCGCTCGGTTCAATTCCAACGAACGTTCGTCATTTAGTCTGGTTGGGCAAATTCTCAAAATTGACGAAGTGCACTTCGCTGTTGACGAAAATGTCGCCTACCGTTGAAAGATGCTTGCTCAGATTCAGTCCATTTCTACTTACCGGACCCTCTAGTTCGTGATAAATTGGTAACATGAGCCTCTCGATTCGGGAGACCCAAATGTTTTAACCGGATTCATGTTGTTTTGCGTGCTAGAACATGCTCCGAGGCCGACCAAGCATGATGAGAAGATGATGGCGACGCTGGAGGACTTGTTCAGGCAATTCGAAGGATTCCAACCGATGATGAAGCAATCCCGTGACAAAGCTCTCGACATTGGATGCATGGTGTGGCGCGGTGGACGAATGGATGGGGCCGCTGCTCTCTAAGATCGATGACACGGCGGCGCAACTGCTTTGGCTAGAGgctccaccacctccaccccCCTCACCGAGCGGTTGGGTCGGCCACATCGACCTCACCGCTTTCCTCACCCATCAGCACGCGCATCTGCGCCGCCGAGCGAACGACCCCATGGGCGTGGCGAATCAGCTCACCACCGGGATGCTGGCGGTGGCGTCCTCGGACCCTCGCCATGCCTGGTCAACGGTATGTCGCCTGATCCCATTCATTCCGTTGGGGTTGGCACGAGTGTAGAGGGAGATCGAGGTCTTCGTTCTCAATCTATTCCTAAGATGCAGCTTCCAAAATTTGATGGTTCTAACGCACGCTTATGGCGGGATCGATGCGAGATGTATATCGAGGTGTTCGCGGTTCATCCCGACTTGAAGACTCGTTTCGTTGCTCTCAAATTTCTAGGTCACACTGCGGTTTGGTTACAAACAGATCAGCATCAAGGTCGGTTTCAGACTTGGGACTCGACGGCAGATTTTGTCTTCAACCGCTTTGACAAGGATCAGCATCAGATACAATTGAGGCAATTGGACTCTCTGAAACAATTGGGCTCTGTAGAGGAGTATCAATACAAATGTGATGAGTTATCACATGACATTCTTCTGTATAATTCCTCTTATGATTATACTTTTTTTGTCACACGTTTTTTTTGGGGGGGTCTGCATAGGCCCAAAataaagggcgggcctggtgcaagcggtagagtcttaccgcctttgACCAGAAGGTCCtaggttcgagtcgtggtctcctcgcattgcacatgcaagggtaaggcttgccactgacacctttCCCCAgatcccgcacagagcgggagctctctgcactgggtacgccctgcATAGGCCCAAAATGGTGCAAGTTGCTAGTGAGTTGGCTATCACGCAGCAAGTGGAGTTGAATCCGATGAAAAGCAAAAGTCTGTTTGGCAACAAGGGATTCAGTAGGTTTTAGTCAAAGCTTAGTTCTGTTGGAGATAAGCGAAAACCAATGATGAAGAAGGATGAGAGTAAGACTGCAGAACCATCTCAGCCTACTGGGCTACTGGTCCCTTGAAAAGTTTGTTGGCTCTGAAAGCTTATCGCCGAGCCAATAACCTTTTGTTTCACCTGTGGAGAGAAGTGGACAGGCAGAAACCATAAGTGCCCAACCTGATTCCTCTTCATGTTATTCAAGAGCTGTTGGAGCTGTTCAAGTTGAGCCTGATCCAGATTATACCTCTACTGAGGAGGATTCAGAAGTTACAACAGGACAGGTTGCCATGACTGTGCAGCAGACACCTTCAGATGTTAATGtcaaaaggaagaatagaactctgAGACTGAGGCGATTCATTGGCAAACGTGAGGTGTGTATTCTGGTAGACTCTGGTAGCGCTTGAACCTTTGTTAGTTAGGACTTAGGGCCTGTACAATGCGATAGATTCTTATAAGAGAGAGAATTAGCACTAGAGTTTAACCTACAATGCAAACTCTTGTCTTATAGACGCTTAGCAACGGGAGAGGCCCATGTGTCAGCTTGCACAGGTGGTGTATCGCTCGGCCGAAGCGCTGCTGCTTGGTTAAGCGGCGACTCTGCTACCAAGCGCCCTCATTCCCTTCCACCCTGGAAAAATGGATCATTAACTACCACTCCCAATGCAGAAACCACCATATTTTCTATGGACATTAATTGTACTGCTACCTAAACGTTTTGTTGATGTAGCAAGGTAGTTACTgaagagagagagcaaaaatcatagaaactggGTCTAAGTTAAAAatcatgtctacacgagaaccaagacatgaaAGGATGTGATTGACAGAGAATGGAGAGAGAACATGTAtgattggataaaaaattgtTCGGTAGAAAGTATCAATTGGGACCATGGTTTCTATATGTAGTGTCTATaaaaattaataggtatagaaactacATGTGGTTTGTAGCATTGAGACTTCCCTTAGGAGTTAGCCTCTCAAATTGAACAAGACCAGAAATCATGTGATCCTTTACACTTCACAACTGTTGATGGAAGTCAGATGCTCTCAGACCAATTGATCCCACAATTGCAATGGATATGCAGGGGCATTGTTTCACTTATGATAGCAGAATATTAGCAATCAAGTTCTATGACACGATATTCGTGTAGATTGGCTCACAACCCTATGTGGATACACTCGAGAAAGAAACTGTTGAGATTCACTTATCACAAGCAAAGATTGTGTTGAGAGGAGTTAATGATGAAGCCTCCAAGTGTTCTCAGGTTTCGGCACATAAGCTGAAGGGTTTGCTTAAGAAGGCTGTAACTCACAACTCAGGGCTATTTCAGCTATGTCGATCTCTCACGCTTTCCCAGCAGTTACTACGTCACAATCTCAAGCTGAGGAAGTTCAACCAGCAATTTACAAATTAAGCAGGTCATGCTCGTGCAGGCCGTTCTCACCGCTGTGCACTGCAGGAGTGCTGGGCCACATCCCTGAGACCCTGGTCCCTCACGCAGCTCTTGTCTGCTGTTGAAGTATCTTCTGTCCTGGACCAGTGCTCTTTATTGCTTGCGAATCCAGGGCAAATTgagatatatttttttatataattggAAACTGATATAGTGATATATAGTTTCGTTTTTTGCCTTCTGGCTGATGCCGCCACACGTCAGCGTGCACTGATTGAATCTCTGAAAACTCAGCGCTCGTACGAGGGCCAAGATAGTAAAAAGCTCGCACAGCCGTGATATCaactgccagctgcttctttggAACTAAGTCGTCCATTGGTGAGGTGGTGTCGTGGTGGCCAACTGACCATGGCGCCtggcctcctcgccgccgccgccgccgtgctggcCGCGGTGGCGTCGCTCGCGGCCCACGTCGCGCTCAACTGCCCCGTGCAGCCGGTGCCGTCGACTCCGCGGCCGCCCACTCCGCCGCCCAACAACCTCCTCCAGGTTAACGAGTCGTCCGGGAAAATCCTTGTTGCTCGTTAATTGTTGTTGCCGTTTCGTGCGCGTGTGTGACGCTGACGCGCGCCGTGCTGCAGAGGCTGGAGAAGCTGGGGGAAGGGGCGCTGGACGCGCCGGAGGACGTGTACGTGGACCCGGCGGCCGGCGGGGCGGTGTACACGGCCACCAGGGACGGGTGGCTGCAGCGGATGCACCCGAACAACGGGTCCTGGGAGCGGTGGCGCTTCGTCGGCGGCACGGGGCTGCTCGGGGTCGCGCCGTCCGCCGACGGCACTATGCTCGTCTGCGACGCCGACAAGGTAGGGTACCTCCACCGACCACCGATGGGAGGACTTGCTAGCGTTGTTGGTTCTAGTACGAAACTACGAACACTTGTCACGATGATCAGCACTACAGCAGCATGAAAACATGTACGGAACACCGATTAAAAAATGGCGATATTTGTTTATTACTGTATGTATAATTTGTATGCAACTGATTGAGCAGGGACGTTTGAGAGTCGGGGAGGAAGGAGTGACCCTTCTTGGGAGGAAGGAGTGACCCTTCTTGCTTCGGAGGTCGACGGCTCCACCATCAGGTTCGCATCCCTACCCAAATTCCGGACGAAATCGCACCCTGCGGTGCCACCGCTGACCGTTCTCTCGCGCCCGCCGGCCAACACCACTACACCAGGTTCACGGACGCGGCGATCGAGGCATCCGACGGCACGGTCTACTTCAGCGATGTCAGCACTAGGTTCGGCTTCGACAGGTGGTTCTACGACTTCTTAGAGTCCCGCGCCACCGGCCGCCTCCTGCGGTACGACCCGCGCAACGGTGAGACGTCCGTCGTGCTGGACCGCCTCAGTTGCGCCAACGGCGTCGCCCTGCCGAGGGACGAGACGTTTGTGGTCGTCTGCGAGACGTGGAGGTAACTGAACCTTCACCCGGGCCATACAGTACGCGTAACATATGGAGAACCAACCAACTATGGAGAAAAAAACATGCAGGTTCAGTTGCACGAAAGTGTGGCTTGAAGGGGAGAAAGCCGGCAAGGCAGAGACGTTCGTCGACCTTCCGGGAGCTCCAGATAACATTCGTCTCGGGTCAGACGGCCATTTCTGGATTGCCCTCCACGTCAGCCTTCCAGCCACTGGCTCCCGCCTCCTCGCATCATTCATGCCTAACTTGCTAACAGCATCACCTGACAGTTTTGAGTTTCTGGTGTCCAAAATGCAGCTGAGTTCGCCATGGCTGGACTTCATCACGCGCTGGACCTTCACGAAGAGAGTGGTGGCCTCGTTCCCCGTGCTCCTCAAGTGGAGCAAGGCAACGATCAAGGGTGCCATGGTGGCTCAGGTGTCGGAGGATGGCAACATCGTCCGCGTGCTTGACGACTCCGAAGGGAAGGTGATCAACTCCGTCACATCGGTGACGGAGTTCAACGGGGACATCTTCCTCAGCAGCCTCTCGACCAACTTCGTCGGAAAATTATCTCTGGCGCAGGTGACACAGCAGGAGCAGGGAGCAGTGTCTTCGTAGACAGACATTCGAGTTCTCCATGTCAGTTTATACCGGAATAAACTGGGGAACATTTAGGTCTAGACACACTTTTTACTCCTTAAGCGTTTCATAAGCTGCAGAACATTTCGGTCTAGACAGACATATACGGCTCTGATGTACAGTAATCGGCTCCCCGTTAAGATTTCATAAGCTGTAGAAGATTCAGAAGACTAGTAGCTGAGAAACTGTTTGGCCTTTAGCTCTGCTTTGCGTGGGTTGATGGCTTTCATGTGCTCATCGATTTCAGCTTCTGTCAGCACTCTGAAAGTTGGATCATCCGTCCTGACTACCCCAACCTAGAACAGTGATTACTTGTTATATATGCTTGCATTGTTCAGAGCATGATGATGGACGAGGACGAATATGACAGCATATCAACAGAAGTTAAAAATGATTAAGTACCTCGATTTCTGTGGCTTTGAGGTCCTCCTTCAGGGCGAACTGCAATGCTGATATTGCCATCTGGAAATGAGAGGAGAAGAATAAATCAAAATTGGACTGAACCACCAAGTCAGGAAACTGATCACTGTGCTATGAGAATAAAGGCCAAATCAGCTCACAGAAAGATGCATTAACACTATCGAGTCCAACATGCTTTCACAAATTAATATGCAAACTAGGTTCCAAGTCACAATCCATTAAACTGTAAACAAGTTTCTGAAGCAAgtgtagaagaaaaaaaaaaacaaagtggcATTCAGTAGTTTATTACAATATAATAATAAAGTCTCCAGGTGCAGTTCTATTGAACTTACTACATGATTCCGGAAAGCGATCTATAACAGTAAAAAAACACCCAAAGGTTCAGCAAGTGTTTTTAGATTACTTGGGTTTTATTTGATTTTTTAATAGCATGTGTAGATAACCAACAAAATGGAACTCCTGATTTTTTATAATAATGTTCACCAGAGATCTTACAGTGTTATTGTTATAGATCTCACTACTACTTGTCTTAAAGAACATTTATTACTGCAATTGTAAGAACCATGCTGTATAAAATGCATGCTGTCGTCGTAACTCGCAATTTCACAAGCACAGACCAAATAGCTAACACCCTCCTGTATTATGCGTTTACAGGAATCAATATGATATTA
This genomic window contains:
- the LOC136533970 gene encoding protein STRICTOSIDINE SYNTHASE-LIKE 4-like, which codes for MAPGLLAAAAAVLAAVASLAAHVALNCPVQPVPSTPRPPTPPPNNLLQRLEKLGEGALDAPEDVYVDAAAGGAVYTATRDGWLQRMHPNNGSWERWRFVGGTGLLGITPSADGTMLVCDADKGLLRVGEEGVTLLASEVDGSTIRFADAAIEASDGTVYFSDASTRFGFDRWYHDFIEASATGRLLRYDPRSGETSVVLDRLGFANGVALPRDEAFVVVCESTRFRCMKVWLKGEKAGTAETFVDLPGSPDNIRLGSDGHFWIAVLQLRSPWLDFIARWTFTKRVVASLPGLLEWSKGTAKGAMVAQVSEDGNIVRVLDDSEGKVINFVTSVTEFNGDIFLGSLSTNFVGKLSLAQVTQQEQGAASS